CTGCAACGGGATCCGGGTAGCCCGTGGACCCGGTCGGACGTCCCGTTGCTGGACGAGGCGGCCGAACTGCTCGGCGAGGACGACGAGGCCGAACGGGCGCAGGCACGGCTGCGGGCCAACGAGCGCGCGGCCGACCTGGCGTATGCCCGGCAGGTGCTGGGCGGGTCGGGCGGCGGGATGGTGTCCGCCGAGACCCTCGTCGACCGGTTCGCCGACCACGGGCCCGTCCTCGACGTCGCCGAACGGGCGGCGGCCGACCGCAGCTGGGCCTACGGCCACGTCGTGGTGGACGAGGCGCAGGAGTTGTCGGCGATGGCCTGGCGGCTGCTGGCCCGGCGGTGTCCGATGAAGTCGATGACCGTGGTGGGCGACGTGGCCCAGACCGGCTCGCCGGCCGGCTCGACGTCCTGGGCGGCGGCGCTGGACGCCTCGTTCGCCGGGCGCTGGCGAGTCGAGGAACTGACCGTCAACTACCGCACGCCGGCCCGGATCATGGCCGCCGCGGCACGCGTGCTCGCCGACGCCGGCATCACCACGCAGCCACCGAGTTCGGTCCGCGACGGCGAGGACGACCCGGTGGCCGTCCGGGTCGCCGCGGGCGACTGGGCCGCGGTCACCGGCGCGGTCGCGGCCGCCGCGCGCGCGACCGGCGAGGGCCGGATCGCGGTGGTCCTGCCCCGCCGCGGGTACGCCGAACTCCGGCAGGCGATCATCGCCGGCCTGCCGCCGGGGACCGCGGGGAGCGCCGCGGCCGCGCTCGACCGGCCGGTCGCCGTCCTCGGCGTCGAGGAGGTCAAGGGCCTGGAGTTCGACACGGTGGTCCTGGTCGAACCCGCGGACCTGCTCGGGCAGTCGGAGTTCGGCGCGCACGACCTCTACGTGGCGCTGACCCGACCCACCCAGCGGCTAGTGCTGGTGCACGCCCGCGAGCTGCCGCCCGCGCTGCGGCAGCTGTAGGTCCGGCAGACTGGGCGCCGTGGTCGCGGTACGAACGCAGGTGGTCCGGCACGAGGTCACCGGCGTACGACGGACCCGGGTCAGCCGCGTCGAGGACCTCACCGCGCAGCTGCGCCGGATCACCGTGGCCGGCGACGACCTCGCCGGCTTCACCAGCCTCGCTGCCGACGACCACGTGAAGCTCTGCTTTCCCGGTGCGGACGGCCAGTTGCTGCTGCCGGAACCGTCACCGTCCGGCGGCGTGCAATGGCCGGACGGCATCCGCCCGGCGATGCGCGACTACACCCCCCGCCGCTACGACCCGGTGCGGCGGGAACTGGAGCTCGAACTGGTCGTGCACGGCGACGAGGGACCGGCCTCGGCCTGGGCCGCGGCGGCGGTACCCGGCTCCCTACTCGGCGTGGCCGGCCCGCGCGGCTCCCGCGTGGTCGGGGTGGACTACGACGCGTTCGTGCTGGCGGGGGACCAGACCGCGCTGCCGGCGATCGGCCGGCGACTGGAGGAACTGCCGCCCGGCGCGCGGGCCGCCGTCGTCGTCGAGGTGCCCGACGCCGCCGAACAGATCGACCTGCCGTCCGCCGCGGACGTCGACCTGACCTGGGTTCATCGCGGTACCGCCGCGCCGGCCGCCGCGCTGCTGGCGGCCCTGGCTGCGGTCGACCTGCCCGCCGGCCACGTGCTGGCTTGGGCCGCAGGCGAATCCAGCCTGGTACGCCCGGCCCGCACGCTGCTGGCACAGCGGTGTGGCCCGGCCGCGGAAGTCTCGGTGAAGGGCTACTGGCAGCTCGGCGTCGCCGACGACGCGCCGTAGCAGGGCCGCGGCCGATCCGTTCCTGTCAGCAGTTCCCGTCGGCCAGTTTCCGTCCGTTGCCATCAGCCAGGTTCCGTCGGTCAGGTCCCGTCGGCAGTTTCCGTCCGCCAGGTTCCGTCGGTCAGGTTCCGTCGAGACCATGCTCGATGGCGTACCGAGTCAGCTGGACCCGGTTGTGCAGCTGGAGTTTGACCAGGACGTTCTGCACGTGGTTCTGGACCGTGCGATGCGACAGCACGAGCCGGTCGGCGATGTCCTTGTAGGTCAAGCCCTTCGCCACCAGACGAAGCACCTCGGTCTCGCGTTCGGTCAGCCGCGGCCCGTCGGTGCCCTCGTTCTGCATGGCCGTCGACATCCGGCGGAACTCGCCCAGCACGAGACCGGCCAATCCGGCGCTGAACACGGCCTCACCGCGCGCCGTCCGCAGCACCGCGTCGGCGAGTTCCTCGTTCGTCGCGGACTTGGTGAGATAACCCGTGGCGCCGGCCTTGACGGCCTCCAGGACATCGGCGCGTTCCCCGCTGGCCGACAGCATCAGCACCCGCGGCGGTGCGTCGAGTTCCTGCAGGGCCAGCACGACCTGCACCCCGGTGATGTCGGGCAGTTGCAGGTCGACCACGGCGACGTCGGGCCGGGTCGCTCGGACGACGTCGAGGGCCCGCGAGCCTTCGCCGAGGACGGCCACGACCTGGAGCCCGGACTCGGCCAGCCCCCGCGCGACCGCGTCCCGCCACATCGGATGGTCGTCGACCACGACGACCCGGACCGCCTCGCCGCTGCCGCTCACCCCGCCCCTCCCTGATCTCGCATCGTCCGCGGTAGCCGGATCTCGACCTCGGTGCCGGTGCCGTGACCCGACCCCACCACGACGGCGCCCCCGAGGTCCACGACCCGGCCCACGATCGAACCGCTGACGCCGAGCCGGCCTTCGTCGTGGGCCTGCCGGAGCCGCTGCGGACTGACGCCGGGGCCGTCGTCGCGCACGCTCAGCAGCAGGTCGCCGTCCTCGTCCTCCAGCAGGACCCAGGCTCGGGCGTCGGTTCCGGCATGCCGTACGACGTTGTCCAGGGCCGCCCGTACCGCCGCGACCAGTTCCCCGGCGACCCATGCCGACACCGGCACGGCATCAGCGGGGACCGCGACCGACACCCGGACCGACCCCAGCGCCGCCAGCGCGGCGGCGACGTCGACGGCGTTGCCCACCCCCGTCCCCGGCAGGTCGCGGCCAGCGGTTCGCCCGGTGGCGATGAGGGCACGCAGCGCGGCCTCCTGTTCGGCGGCCAGCCGGGCGAGTTCGGCGCCCTCCGGTCCGAGGCCAGGTGCGCGCAGGTGCACCAGATCGAGGACCTGCAGGACGCCGTCGTGCACGGCCCGGCCGAGCCGATCACGTTCCTCCTCCTGGGCGCGGGCCGCCGACGCGGCCGCCAGTGCCGCGGCTGCCCGCTGTGACAACTGGGCGATCCAGCCGATGAGCGACCCGGCCAGGACCAGCAGCACGACGTTGTTGGCCGCGGTGTCGTCCAGCCCGCCCCGCACGGCGACGACCACCGCGCCGGTGGCCAGGCCGGCCAGCAGCCCCGCCAGCGGGCCGCGGCCCAGACCGCACGCGACGACCGCAGCCGCGGCCCACAGCACCGGGATCGTCTGGTCGGCGAGGCCCCGGTCGCCGACAGCCAGTCCCATCCCGGCCAGCGCCGCCCAGCCGACGGCCAGGTCGACCAGCAGCGCCGGGCCGCGGCGGCGGGACGGCCGGGCGTACCAGACCGTGGTCACCACGGTCCAACCGACCATGGCCGCCAGCACGATCCAGCCGAGCGCGGGCCGTACCGCGGACTCGTTGCGGACGGCGTACAGGACGACGGCGTACCCGACGGCGAGGACCCGGAACGCGGTCAACGCCCGCCACAGGTCCCCCTCGACGGCCATGGCGATCGAGGATACGGAGCCGACGGCTGCCGGGCTGGCCGTCATCGCTGCCGCCGCAGCCCGCCCGCCACACGCGACGCGGCTTCCCAACGCCGCTCCCACGTGAAGCCGGTCCACAGCAAGGCGATCCCGCAGCCGACGAGCACCACCCAGACCGGCGTCTGGCTGACGATGCCGGTCAGCGTCCGTGCCACGGCCACCCCGAGTGCGGCCATCCCGACCACGGTCGCTGCCTGCAGTCCCCACCGGTGCCCGGCCAGTAGGGCGAGCGTGCCGAGCACGACCAGCAGCGGCAGCCGCCACGGCAGTCCGTCGCCGGCGAGGACCAGGGCCGCCGTCGGAGCGAATCCCAGCACCAGACCCGGCCCCACCGCCGGCCACGACGGCCTTCGCGGCGGCATCGCCGCGGTGGTCGACGCAGCGGTGGTCGACGCGGCGGCGGACGACGGGGCAACGACCGACGTGGCAGCGGATGCCACCGCAACGGTCGATACCGGGCCGCGCCGCTGCTGGTCGCGCAGCGTGAGTACGCCGGCCGCGAGCATCACGGCCGCCAGCGGCCAGGTCGCCGCTTCGACACAGTCGATCCTCGCAGCGCCCAGCCAGGCCCAGCTGGCGAGCACGGCGGTCGCGAGCGCACCCCAGCCCGCCCCCCGCGCGCGCGGCGCGACCGCTCCCACGGCGAGCGCACCGGAGAGTACGGCGAGGCCGGCCGCCGGCCAGGCGCCCGGCGCAGGCTCCGACATCGTCTGCAGCACACCGGCACTGGCCACCAGGCAGGCGGCGAGCAACACCAGCGGCGCGGCGTCGCGCCGCCACCAGCCCACGCCCGCGACGACCGCCGCGGCCGATCCGACGACGGCCAGGCCCGTCGC
This genomic window from Actinomycetota bacterium contains:
- a CDS encoding siderophore-interacting protein, with translation MGAVVAVRTQVVRHEVTGVRRTRVSRVEDLTAQLRRITVAGDDLAGFTSLAADDHVKLCFPGADGQLLLPEPSPSGGVQWPDGIRPAMRDYTPRRYDPVRRELELELVVHGDEGPASAWAAAAVPGSLLGVAGPRGSRVVGVDYDAFVLAGDQTALPAIGRRLEELPPGARAAVVVEVPDAAEQIDLPSAADVDLTWVHRGTAAPAAALLAALAAVDLPAGHVLAWAAGESSLVRPARTLLAQRCGPAAEVSVKGYWQLGVADDAP
- a CDS encoding sensor histidine kinase codes for the protein MAVEGDLWRALTAFRVLAVGYAVVLYAVRNESAVRPALGWIVLAAMVGWTVVTTVWYARPSRRRGPALLVDLAVGWAALAGMGLAVGDRGLADQTIPVLWAAAAVVACGLGRGPLAGLLAGLATGAVVVAVRGGLDDTAANNVVLLVLAGSLIGWIAQLSQRAAAALAAASAARAQEEERDRLGRAVHDGVLQVLDLVHLRAPGLGPEGAELARLAAEQEAALRALIATGRTAGRDLPGTGVGNAVDVAAALAALGSVRVSVAVPADAVPVSAWVAGELVAAVRAALDNVVRHAGTDARAWVLLEDEDGDLLLSVRDDGPGVSPQRLRQAHDEGRLGVSGSIVGRVVDLGGAVVVGSGHGTGTEVEIRLPRTMRDQGGAG
- a CDS encoding response regulator transcription factor — encoded protein: MWRDAVARGLAESGLQVVAVLGEGSRALDVVRATRPDVAVVDLQLPDITGVQVVLALQELDAPPRVLMLSASGERADVLEAVKAGATGYLTKSATNEELADAVLRTARGEAVFSAGLAGLVLGEFRRMSTAMQNEGTDGPRLTERETEVLRLVAKGLTYKDIADRLVLSHRTVQNHVQNVLVKLQLHNRVQLTRYAIEHGLDGT